The Acipenser ruthenus chromosome 27, fAciRut3.2 maternal haplotype, whole genome shotgun sequence genome includes a window with the following:
- the LOC131701887 gene encoding uncharacterized protein LOC131701887, with amino-acid sequence MDRDALAELLQALESRRDAEERRREERYTALIERVGLAVAAVTTPTTTPVMSPPKARAMKMSAEDDPEAYLVAFERLATAAAWPREFWASQLGPCLIGEAQAAYQAMSDQHATEYDLVKQAILRRLNITTETHRARFREYRRAPETRPRVVAERLCDHMVHWLTPGKKTVQQMGEAIVVEQFCHVVGAETQAWIRRHNPDTLEEAVKLAEDFEDSLTSARIGILSAPALRSSRALSPSPPTSSPPPPSFQGPRPPRAPTPLGPLASPPWRSRLAPSWGRGAAPAPLPYQQRDRFLTHAPSVPPICFRCHQPGHLARSCPAAMECDVAACNWAPETDS; translated from the exons aTGGACCGCgacgcgctggcggagctgctgcaggcactggagagcagacgggacgcagaggagagaaggagggaggagcgctatacagcgctcattgaacgggtaggactgGCCGTGGCTGCGGTAACGACCCCGACTACAACACCGGTGATGTCGCCCCCAaaggcacgggcgatgaagatgtcggcggaggatgacccggaggcgtacttggtggcattcgagcggctggctaccgcggcggcttggccgcgggagttctgggccagccaattgggaccctgcctgattggggaggctcaggcagcttaccaggccatgagcgaccagcacgccaccgagtatgacctggtcaagcaggctatcctccgccgactcaacattactaccgagacccaccgggcgcggtttcgggagtaccggagagccccggagacacgccccagggtggttgcggagaggttgtgcgaccacatggtgcattggctgacccccgggaagaagaccgtccagcagatgggggaagccattgtggtagaacagttctgccatgtggtcggcgccgaaacccaggcgtggatacggcgccacaaccccgacaccctggaggaggcggtcaaattggccgaagattttgaggactccctgacctctgcccggatcgggatcctgtccgcccctgcccttcggagcagccgcgctctctctccctctcctccaacatcatcgccaccacccccctcgttccagggacccagacctcccagagcaccgaccccattgggcccccttgcctcccccccatggagatcaaggttggcccccagctggggtagaggtgctgcccctgccccgttgccataccagcagcgggacagatttctaacccatgccccctctgtccctcctatctgttttaggtgccaccagccgggacatctggccaggtcatgccccgctgccatggagtgtgacgtggccgcgtgcaattgggcacctgagactg acagctag